The proteins below are encoded in one region of Prevotella melaninogenica ATCC 25845:
- the aroQ gene encoding type II 3-dehydroquinate dehydratase, whose product MKVIIINGPNLNLLGVREPEIYGSMSMDTFLSQLRESYPNCTIDYYQSNVEGELINKLQETGFSYDGIILNAGAYTHTSIALLDCIRSLQTPVIEVHISNVNDREDFRRHSMIAPACMGTIQGFGLNSYRLAIEALSLL is encoded by the coding sequence ATGAAAGTAATCATTATTAATGGTCCCAACTTGAACCTGTTAGGGGTGCGTGAACCTGAAATATACGGTAGTATGTCTATGGATACCTTCCTTTCACAACTGCGTGAAAGCTATCCTAACTGTACCATTGACTATTACCAAAGTAATGTTGAGGGCGAACTCATCAACAAGCTACAGGAGACAGGCTTCTCATATGATGGCATTATCCTCAATGCTGGGGCTTACACACATACAAGTATTGCGCTTTTAGATTGCATCCGCTCTCTACAAACGCCAGTGATTGAGGTACATATCAGTAATGTTAACGACCGTGAGGACTTCCGTCGACACTCAATGATTGCCCCTGCCTGCATGGGTACGATCCAAGGCTTTGGTCTTAACAGCTACAGATTGGCTATAGAGGCTTTGTCACTCCTATAA
- the rhuM gene encoding virulence protein RhuM/Fic/DOC family protein — MTENLNDKIIIYQSEDGKTQLDVKLEGETVWLTQAQMVELFQSSKATISEHIKHIIEDDELDANSTVRKFRTVQQEGKRQVSRIVAYYNLDMIISVGYRVNTKRGIRFRQWANSVLKQYLVKGYAINENIRKHQIAELRQLIQVLGRAIQQQPAKTTDESNALFDVVVDYTYALDTLDNYDYQRLHIAKTTKEEPFHATYENAMHEIDMLRQKFGGSVLFGNEKDESFKSSIGQIYQTFDGTELYPSVEEKAAMLLYLVTKNHSFSDGNKRIAATLFLWFMNNNAILYRPDGTKRIADNTLVALTLMIAESKTEEKDIMVKVVVNLINQAN, encoded by the coding sequence ATGACTGAAAACCTAAACGACAAAATTATCATCTATCAAAGTGAAGATGGTAAGACCCAACTTGATGTGAAGTTGGAAGGAGAAACGGTATGGCTTACGCAGGCTCAGATGGTAGAACTATTTCAATCCAGCAAAGCTACAATAAGCGAACATATTAAGCACATCATAGAAGATGATGAACTCGATGCGAACTCAACTGTTCGGAAATTCCGAACAGTTCAACAAGAAGGCAAACGGCAAGTTTCTCGTATAGTTGCTTATTACAATCTTGATATGATAATATCCGTGGGATATCGTGTAAATACAAAACGTGGTATCCGTTTCCGCCAATGGGCAAACTCTGTTCTTAAGCAATATCTTGTCAAAGGCTATGCTATCAACGAGAACATTCGCAAACATCAGATTGCGGAACTGCGCCAACTCATACAAGTATTAGGCAGAGCTATCCAGCAACAACCTGCAAAGACAACGGACGAAAGCAATGCACTCTTTGATGTTGTGGTAGACTACACCTACGCACTCGACACACTCGACAACTATGATTACCAGCGATTACATATCGCCAAGACTACCAAAGAAGAACCTTTCCATGCCACATACGAGAATGCTATGCACGAGATAGATATGCTTCGACAGAAGTTTGGTGGTTCTGTACTCTTTGGTAATGAAAAGGATGAGTCCTTCAAAAGTTCTATCGGACAAATCTACCAGACCTTTGATGGCACGGAACTTTATCCGAGTGTGGAGGAGAAAGCGGCTATGCTACTCTATCTTGTCACTAAGAATCACTCGTTCAGTGATGGAAATAAGCGCATTGCAGCCACCCTCTTCCTATGGTTTATGAACAACAATGCCATCCTCTATCGCCCTGATGGTACCAAGCGAATTGCTGACAACACCCTCGTTGCCCTCACCCTCATGATTGCCGAGAGCAAAACAGAGGAAAAGGATATAATGGTAAAGGTAGTGGTGAACCTTATCAACCAAGCCAATTAA
- the xerA gene encoding site-specific tyrosine recombinase/integron integrase, translating into METDKNSKDIVSRYRRYLKLEKGYSVNTLDAYMRDVDKLFRYLAVEQVDVLDVKLEDLEHFAAFISDLGIGPRSLARILSGVRQFYRFLVIDGYLEVDPTELLESPKQPDHLPEVLSTAEVDLLEQAIDLSKWEGHRNRAIIEVLFSCGLRVSELTNLKLSNLYIEEQYIRVMGKGSKERLVPISPRALDELSYWFADRNVMKIKPGEEDYVFLNRRGQHLTRTMILIMIKRYAVEAGIKKTISPHTLRHSFATSLLEGGADLRAIQAMLGHESIGTTEIYTHIDTSTLRQEILEHHPRNIQYNERQQMDLLTE; encoded by the coding sequence ATGGAAACAGACAAGAATTCAAAGGATATTGTCAGCCGTTACCGTCGTTATCTGAAGTTAGAGAAAGGCTATTCGGTGAATACGTTGGATGCTTATATGCGTGATGTAGATAAGCTCTTTCGCTATCTTGCTGTGGAACAGGTTGATGTGTTGGATGTGAAGTTAGAAGATTTAGAACACTTTGCAGCCTTTATCTCCGACCTTGGCATTGGTCCTCGCTCGTTGGCACGCATTCTCAGTGGGGTGCGTCAGTTCTATCGTTTCCTTGTTATTGATGGTTATTTGGAAGTAGACCCGACTGAGTTGTTAGAGTCGCCAAAGCAACCTGACCACTTACCAGAGGTTCTTTCCACAGCTGAAGTAGACCTCTTAGAGCAGGCAATAGACCTTTCAAAGTGGGAAGGGCACCGCAATCGTGCCATTATCGAAGTCTTGTTTTCTTGTGGACTGCGTGTATCAGAGCTCACCAACCTAAAACTTTCCAACCTATATATTGAAGAACAGTATATTCGAGTGATGGGTAAAGGCTCGAAGGAACGCTTGGTTCCAATCTCACCACGTGCCTTAGACGAGCTAAGCTACTGGTTTGCCGACCGTAATGTGATGAAAATCAAACCCGGAGAGGAGGATTATGTCTTTCTAAATCGTCGTGGACAGCACCTTACGCGTACGATGATTCTTATCATGATTAAGCGATATGCGGTTGAAGCTGGTATCAAGAAAACAATTTCTCCACACACCCTTCGCCACTCCTTTGCCACTTCCTTGCTCGAAGGTGGTGCCGACTTGCGTGCAATTCAGGCAATGTTAGGACACGAAAGTATTGGTACAACAGAGATTTATACGCATATCGACACCTCTACACTACGGCAGGAAATTCTCGAACATCACCCCCGTAATATCCAGTATAACGAACGCCAGCAGATGGACTTATTGACAGAATAA
- the rbfA gene encoding 30S ribosome-binding factor RbfA encodes MQETRQNRISRLLQKELASIFQTQTRMMHGVLVSVTRVKVSPDLSICTAYLSIFPSEKGDEILKNINANEKTIRYDLGQRVHNQLRIIPELRFFIDDSLDYLERIDELLKK; translated from the coding sequence ATGCAAGAGACAAGACAAAACCGCATATCACGTCTCCTTCAGAAGGAGTTAGCAAGTATTTTCCAGACACAGACACGTATGATGCATGGTGTTTTGGTTAGTGTAACACGTGTAAAGGTGAGTCCAGACCTCAGTATCTGTACCGCCTACCTCAGTATTTTCCCATCTGAAAAGGGAGACGAAATACTGAAAAACATCAATGCTAATGAGAAGACTATCCGCTATGACTTAGGTCAGCGTGTGCATAATCAGCTGCGTATCATCCCTGAACTACGCTTCTTCATTGACGACTCCCTCGACTACTTGGAGCGCATTGATGAGTTACTAAAGAAGTAG
- a CDS encoding FtsX-like permease family protein → MNFPFYIARRYLFSKKSTHAINVISLISVLGVSVATMALVVVLSGFNGFSDLVASFFTNFDPQIKIEAAKGKAMSANDPLLLKVKKLPSVEVATECVEDQALAIYHDKQAMVNVKGVEDNFDSLTHISNILYGEGDFRLHTANLQYGVLGIRLAQDLGTGVAWPDYLHIYAPQREGQYDASDPTNAFVKDSLISPGVLFQVKQMKYDKGYIITSLDFARRIFNRQGEMTSLELRMKPGVDIDKAKDEIQTLLGDKYKVLDRYEQQADTFNIMRIEKLFAYIFLTFILMVACFNIIGSLSMLIIDKKNDVITLRNLGATDSQIRRIFLFEGRMISAAGAVIGIALGLLLCWLQQTYGLVQLGDQAGNFVVNAYPISVHPEDIITIFLTVILVGWLSVWYPVRYMSRKLTRD, encoded by the coding sequence ATGAACTTCCCTTTTTACATTGCCCGCCGTTACCTCTTCTCAAAGAAGAGTACACATGCTATTAACGTTATCAGCCTCATCTCCGTACTCGGAGTGTCTGTGGCAACAATGGCATTGGTCGTTGTATTGAGCGGATTTAATGGATTCTCAGACCTTGTAGCATCCTTCTTCACCAACTTCGATCCACAAATTAAGATTGAAGCAGCAAAGGGTAAGGCTATGTCGGCTAACGACCCTTTACTTTTAAAGGTTAAAAAACTACCTTCAGTAGAGGTGGCTACAGAATGTGTAGAGGACCAAGCATTAGCTATCTATCACGACAAACAAGCTATGGTCAATGTGAAGGGTGTGGAGGATAACTTCGATTCGCTGACACATATCAGTAATATCCTCTACGGAGAGGGTGACTTTAGACTTCATACAGCCAATCTGCAATATGGTGTTCTCGGTATTAGATTGGCACAAGACCTCGGTACTGGAGTTGCATGGCCAGACTACTTACACATCTATGCACCCCAGCGTGAAGGACAGTATGATGCTTCTGATCCAACAAATGCCTTTGTAAAAGACTCATTGATATCTCCGGGAGTACTCTTCCAAGTAAAGCAGATGAAGTATGACAAGGGATATATTATCACCTCCCTTGATTTCGCACGCCGTATCTTCAACCGACAAGGAGAAATGACTTCTCTTGAGTTACGCATGAAACCGGGTGTCGACATTGACAAGGCAAAGGACGAAATACAAACCCTTCTCGGTGATAAATATAAGGTATTAGATCGCTATGAGCAGCAAGCTGACACGTTTAACATCATGCGTATAGAGAAGCTCTTTGCCTATATCTTCCTCACGTTTATCCTTATGGTGGCGTGCTTTAACATCATTGGTTCGCTCTCTATGCTCATCATCGACAAGAAGAATGACGTCATCACCCTGCGTAACCTTGGTGCAACAGATAGTCAGATACGCCGTATCTTCCTCTTTGAAGGTAGAATGATTTCTGCTGCTGGTGCTGTCATCGGTATTGCACTTGGCTTATTACTTTGCTGGTTACAGCAGACATACGGTCTTGTACAGCTCGGTGATCAGGCTGGAAACTTCGTTGTTAACGCCTATCCTATTAGCGTTCATCCAGAAGATATCATCACAATCTTCCTCACAGTTATCCTTGTTGGATGGCTTTCCGTGTGGTATCCCGTACGTTATATGAGTCGTAAACTGACGAGGGATTAA
- a CDS encoding HU family DNA-binding protein has product MTVNYKLLRTSGKLAQRKALRIVPIKKDVTGIERICQHIQQATTLTTADILGTISALKTELAEELKSGNTVHLPGIGFFSLALKGDMYEDPKTHRHQLRNVAVRKIRFRPDKDFHEALGKMDFENKTYKDGTSTLPIKSAVNAALKELFEENPIITVNDLRRRLNLSTTYAYQLTAQLEREKKIINIGSRYRKIYKKA; this is encoded by the coding sequence ATGACTGTAAATTACAAACTATTAAGAACAAGCGGTAAACTCGCACAACGTAAAGCACTAAGAATCGTACCTATCAAGAAAGATGTCACGGGAATAGAGAGAATCTGTCAGCATATCCAACAAGCAACAACGCTCACAACAGCCGACATTCTTGGTACTATCTCAGCATTAAAAACAGAATTAGCAGAGGAGCTAAAAAGTGGGAATACAGTCCATCTACCGGGCATTGGATTCTTCTCGCTTGCCCTTAAAGGGGACATGTACGAAGACCCTAAGACGCATCGTCACCAACTCCGTAATGTTGCTGTGCGCAAAATTAGATTCCGCCCCGATAAGGATTTTCACGAAGCGTTAGGAAAGATGGATTTTGAAAACAAAACCTACAAAGACGGTACATCCACACTTCCTATAAAATCAGCCGTTAACGCTGCACTAAAAGAATTGTTTGAAGAGAATCCGATAATCACCGTTAACGACCTCCGTCGCCGTCTGAACCTTTCTACCACCTACGCCTATCAACTTACAGCACAGTTAGAACGTGAAAAGAAAATCATCAACATAGGTTCACGTTATCGCAAAATATATAAAAAAGCGTAA
- a CDS encoding O-methyltransferase: protein MPTTNTYTSLTDEAGCDAYLASHIDPEGDYLYRLYRATNIHTIHGRMASGHLQGRLLKMLVQMIRPKNILEVGTFSGYSAICMAEGLEEGGKLYTFEINDEMEDFTRPWIEGSPVADKIDFRIGDAAEEAPKLRILFDMAFVDGDKRNYTEVYEKLLPIIRPGGYILADNTLWDWHVIDPAYDHDQQTIGIRRFNDFIAKDDRIEKVILPLRDGLTLIRKK, encoded by the coding sequence ATGCCAACAACCAACACCTATACTTCCCTCACCGATGAGGCGGGCTGCGATGCCTATCTTGCCTCACATATTGACCCAGAAGGCGATTATCTTTACCGCCTTTATCGTGCCACAAATATCCATACCATTCACGGACGTATGGCAAGTGGTCATCTGCAGGGGCGTCTTCTGAAGATGCTTGTACAAATGATACGTCCTAAGAATATCCTCGAAGTGGGTACTTTCAGTGGCTATTCGGCTATCTGTATGGCTGAAGGATTAGAGGAAGGGGGCAAGCTCTATACCTTTGAAATCAATGACGAGATGGAGGATTTCACCCGTCCTTGGATTGAAGGGTCGCCAGTTGCCGACAAGATTGACTTCCGTATCGGTGATGCTGCAGAAGAGGCTCCAAAGTTGAGGATTCTATTTGATATGGCTTTCGTCGATGGTGACAAGCGCAATTATACAGAAGTATATGAGAAGTTGTTGCCCATCATCCGACCTGGTGGCTATATCCTCGCTGACAACACACTGTGGGATTGGCACGTCATTGACCCTGCCTACGACCACGACCAACAAACGATTGGTATCCGCCGTTTCAATGACTTTATTGCCAAAGACGACCGAATCGAAAAGGTTATTCTCCCACTACGCGATGGGTTAACGCTGATTAGAAAGAAATAA